From the Salana multivorans genome, the window CCGCCGGTGGCGACGCACGGCGCGCCCTCGCCATGGTCGACTCGCTCGCCGACCTCGACGAGAAGACCGCGGCCCTCGAGCTCGACGCCCCCTACCCGGGCGCCGCGGCCGAGGGGCAGCGCGGCCGGGCGGGCAGCCCGCGGACCCCGGCGCTGCCCGACGGCTGGCTCACCTCGCCTGACATCGACGATCGGCTCGCGACGCTGCTGGCCGAGGCCGAGCTGAGCGTCTCCGGCGGCTGACACCGCCCGGCGTCCGCTCTCCGCGGATCGCGGGGCCCGCCACACTCGTCGACGCGGCGTGTCGTCCGGGACGCGCCGCGTCGAGCACCGAGCGGCCGCGACCGATCCGCGCAGAGCGGACGGCACCGGGCGCGGGTAGCGTCGTCGCATGCCTCGCCGCCGGCTCGTCGCCCTGCTCACGCTCGCCCTCACCGCCGTCGGGCTCGGCGCGTGCGCGCCGTCGTCACCCTCGGGATCGACGGACGGCGCTCCCGGCGCGGACGGGCGCGACGTCGGCGTCCAGCTCTTCCAGTGGACCTGGGACTCGATCGCGCGCGAGTGCACGGACGTGCTCGGCCCGGCCGGCTTCGGCTGGGTGCTGACGTCGCCGCCGCAGGAGCACGTCCTCGGCGAGGCGTGGTGGACCGCCTACCAGCCCGTGTCCTACCTCGTGGAGTCCCGCCTCGGCACGCGCGAGGAGTTCGCCGCGATGGTCACGGCCTGCCGCGAGGCCGGCGTCGACGTCATCGCGGACGCCGTCGTCAACCACATGACCGGCCAGGACGCGCCCGGCACGGGCTGGGCCGGCAGTCCCTACGAGCACTACTCCTACCCCGGTCTCTACACCGAGGACGACTTCCACCACTGCGGTCTCGCGCCGAACGACGACATCGCCGACTACTCCGACGCCGCCCAGGTCCAGACCTGCGAGCTCGTCAACCTCGCCGACCTCGACACCGCCGACCCCGAGGTCCAGGCGAGCATCCGCGGCTACCTCGAGGACCTGCTCGACCTCGGCGTCGCCGGGTTCCGGATCGACGCGGCCAAGCACATCGCGGCCGAGGACGTCGCGGCGATCCTCGAGCCGCTCCCCGAGGGGACGATCGTCATGCAGGAGGTGATCGGCTCGCGGGGCGAGCCGATCCAGCCCGCCGACTACGCCGACATCGGCAGCGTCTTCGACTTCTACTACGCGGGGTTCCTCACCGGCGCCGTCACGGGCGGCACGCTCGAGCAGGTGGTCCACCCGGACGGGGCGAACACGGGTCTGACGAGCGAGGGCGCCGTCGTCTTCGTCGACAACCACGACACCGAGCGCAACGGGACGACGCTCAGCTTCCGCGACGGCGAGCGCTACCAGCTCGCGATGGCGCTGCTGCTGGCGAGCCCCTACGGCACCCCCGTCATCCTCTCCGGTTACGAGTTCGGTCACCTCGACCGCGACCTGGGGCCGAACCAGGACGCCGAGGGGGCCGTGCTCGGCGCCGAGTGCGCGAGCGAGGTCGGGCCGGACGTCGAGCGGGAGAACGGCGACTGGATCTGCCAGCACCGCTGGGACGCCGTGCTGGGGATGGTCGAGTGGCGCCGGGCGGCCGACGGGGCGCCGGTCGAGGACGCGACGACGACCGACCGGGTGCTCACGCTGCACCGCGGCGACGCGGTGCTCGCCGCCAACGGCTCGCGGGACGAGGCGAGCGTCCGGCTCGCGACCGGTCTGCCCGCCGGGGACTACTGCGACCTCGGCGCCGGTCCCGTGGTCGACGGGGAGTGCGTCGGCGGCGTCGTGGCGGTGGACGAGCACGGTGTCGCCGAGCTGGTCCTTCCGTCGCTCGCCGTCGTCGCGCTCGCACCCGACGCGCGGCCCACGGCGTGAGCGCCGCGGGCTGAGCGCCGCGGCGTGAGCCCGGTGCCGCGCGGCCGGGACGCCGCGGGTCAGGACCGGTCGGTGCCGCCGGCGGGGGCCGTCGTCGTCGACCCGCGCACGATGAGCTCCGGCGCGAACCGCAGCTCGGTCGCCTGCGTACGACCGCGGATCGACTGCAGCAGCAGGTCGACCGCGGCCTGGCTCATCCCGGGGACGGGCTGGCGCAGCGTCGTGAGCGGCGGGTCCGTGAAGCCGAGGAACACCGAGTCGTCGAAGCCGACGACCGACACGTCCTCCGGAACGCACCGCCCGGCGGCGGTGACGGCGCGCACGGCGCCGAGCGCCATGAGGTCGCTGCCGCAGATGATGGCCGTGACCCCCTCGCGCATGAGCGCCCACGCCGACGCCTCGCCGCCCTCCACCGTGAAGAGCGACGTCATGACGCGGTGCTCGGCCGTCGGGCCGAGGTAGCGCTTCATCGCCGTGACGAACCCCTGCCGCTTGAGCATCGACGGCACCAGCCGCTCCTGCCCGACCGCGAGCGCGATCCGCGTGTGGCCGAGCGCGGTGAGGTGGCGGACCGCGATGTCCATCCCGAGGACCTCGTCGACCGAGACGGTCGGCACCTGGAGCTCCTCCCGGTACCCGTTGACGAGCACGAACGGGACACCGAGCTCGACGAGGCGCTCGTACCGGGCGGTCGGGGCCTGGGAGTCGGCGTGCAGCCCGTTGACGAACACGATGCCGGCGACGTTCGCGGCGAGCAGCGTCTCGACGTACTCGTCCTCGGAGACGCCGCTCGCCGTCTGCGTGCACAGGAGCGGCGTGTAGCCGTGGTGGGCGAGCGCCGTCTCGATCGCCTGAGCGAACGCGGGGAAGACCGGGTTGGACAGCTCCGGGACGATGAGCCCGATGAGACCGGCGGACTGCGACGGGCTGCGGCGCGGGCGCTCGTAGCCGAGCATGTCCATCGCGTTGTAGACGGCCTGCCGGGTGGCGTCGGCGACGCCGGGACGCCGGTTGAGCACCCGGGAGACGGTCGCGGTGCTGACCCCCGACAGCGCCGCGAGATCCGCCAGCCGGGTGCGCGGCTGCTCGTCCGTGCTCGTCATCGAGCCCCCTCTCAACGGTGACTGGCACGGGTGCGTGCCTCGGCCGACATTGTGCCGACTGGGCCGGTCTCGTGGGACCGACTGTCTCGATGTTGCAACGATACTGCAAACGGTTCGGCCGGGCAGGCCTTATTTCCTCCGGCTCCCCGGGGTGGTTCAGGGCTTGAAATCCGCGGCTTGTTGCGGGACGATCACGATTAGGTCACGGTTTACCCGGTGCTTGTCGCCGTCCGCGACCGTTGCAGAAACTTGCACTACTGTGACGAGCATCGCAGGCGCCACGGGCGCCTCGTCCATCGGGGAACGAGGCGGGCGCCTGACCACCGGAAACCGGAGGAGTTACATGCGTAAGAGCTTCATCTCGGCCGCTGCGATCGCGTCGGCGGCCCTGCTGCTCGCCGCCTGCGGCGGCAACTCGGGCGGCGGCACCGACGCCAGCGAGACCCCCACCGCCGACGACACCGCCTCGGCGGAGGAGACGCCGGCCGAGGGTGGCGAGGAGTCCTCGGCCCCGGCCGTCCGCGACCCCAACGCCGACCTGGTCATCTGGGCCGACGCCGTGCGCTCCGAGGCCGTCCAGAAGGTCGCCGACGCCTACGGCGCCGCCAACGACATCACCGTCACGGTCCAGACCATCGTCGACGTCCGCAAGGACTTCGTGACGGCGAACCAGGCCGGCAACGGCCCGGACATCATCGTCGGCGCGCACGACTGGCTGGGCCAGCTCGTCGCCAACGGCGCGGTCGAGCCCCTGCAGGTCGCCGGCCTCGACGGCTACAACGAGAAGGCCGTCGCCGCCGCGACCTACAACGGCCAGCTCTACGCCGTGCCCTACGGCATGGAGTCGCTCGTCCTGTACTGCAACAACGAGACCGCCCCCGGCGCCCCGTTCGACACGATCGACGCCGCCATCGCCGCCGCCCAGGGCTCGGGCGCCACGCTGGACACGCCGCTCGTGCTCCAGACGTCGGACGCCTACCACATGCAGCCGTTGTACTCGTCGGCCGGCGGGTACATCTTCGGCTACAACGACGGCGTCTGGGACGTCTCCGACCTCGGCTTCGCGTCCGAGGCCGGCGTCGCTGCCGCCGAGAAGATCGCGACGCTCGGCGAGGCGGGCAGCGGCGTCCTCAAGACGTCGATCGACGGCACGAACGCCGCCTCGATCTTCCTCGACGGCAAGGCCGGCTGCTTCGTCTCCGGTCCGTGGAACTACAACGACATCAGCTCGACGTTCGGCGACGACGGCTTCACCATGCAGCCCGTCCCCGGCTTCGAGGGGATGAACCCGGCGACGCCGTTCCTCGGGGTGAACCAGTTCTACGTCGCCTCGAACGGCAAGAACAAGGCGTACGCGCAGGACTTCGTCACCAGCACGGCCCCGGGTGGTCTCAACACCGCCGAGGCGCAGCAGGTCCTGTTCGACGAGCTGGCCCAGCCGCCGGCGATGAACGAGATCGCCGACAAGGCCGGCGCGGAGAGCCCGTCGATGGCGATCTTCATCGCCGCCGCCCAGGCCGCCCAGCCGATGCCCGCCGTCCCGGCGATGGACGCCGTCTGGTCGCCGGCCGGCCAGGCGTGGAACTCCATCATCGGTGGGGCTGACGTCAAGGAGACCATGGCGGCCGCCGCCAAGGCCATGGAAGAGGCCATCGCCGCCTCCTGAGCCCGAGCCCCGGTGGCCGGGGGCGCACGCCTCCGGCCACCGGGGCCGGCCCATGTCCCCGTCGCTGCGGAGCGCGCGCAGCCGCGCGAGTGACGGGCATGGCACTCCGACGTCCGTCGTCGACGCTCGTCACGCATTCCGTCGTCCGTTCCACAGAGCCCACATCCGATCCGGCGTACGGATCGGCCTACACACTGGAGTGTCGCCGTGGCAGTCAGCTCTACCTCCGCGCCCCCGACCCGCAGGCGTCAGCCCGGGGAGCACCCGCTCAAGATCCTCGCTCCCACGCCCGCCGTGCTCATCGCCAAGGTGATCGGTCTCGGTCTCGTCCTCTCGGCGGCGATCGTGCTGACGCCGACCCTGATCGCCCTGGAGAACTGGTTCTTCCTCGTCGCGATCTGGGCGATCGCGATCTCCATCGTCGCGGTGTACCTCACCGGCCGCGCGGTCCCGCTCAAGTACCTCCTGCCCGGCGCGCTCCTGCTGATCGTCCTCACGATCTACCCGATCCTGCTGACCATCCAGACGTCGACGACGAACTACGGCGACGGCACGCGCTCGACCAAGGCGGAGGCCGTCGCGACGATCCTCGGCAACGCCGCCGTCCCGGCCCCGGACGCGCGGACCTTCACCACGGCCGTCGGCACCCAGGGCTCGACGACGACGGGCCCGTTCAGCCTGCTCCTGGTCGACCAGGCGACGGACAAGGCCTACGCCGGCGACCCGGAGGGTCTCGTCGAGCTCGACGACGCCGTCGTCGAGAACGGCGTCATCACCGAGGCGCCCGGCTACACGCTCCTGACCAAGAACGAGATCAACCCGCTGACCGCCGGTGGCGGCCCGCTCGACGGCTTCGTCGTCCCCGCCGGCGAGGACACGGTCATCAAGCTCCAGGGCTTCAACGCCATGGAGATGCGCACGCCCCTCCTCTACGACGAGGACGCGGACACGATCACCAACGTCGACACCGGCGTCGTCTACACCCCGCAGCGCTCCGGCACGGGTGACCGCTCCTACTTCACGGCCGACGACGGCACGCGCCTGTCGAACCAGTCCTGGGGTGAGGACGTAGGGATGTTCAACTACAAGCGCCTGTTCACCGACTCGCGCATCACCGGACCGTTCCTCAGCATCGCGGTGTGGACGCTCGTCTTCGCGGTCACGGTCGTCGCGTCGACCTACTTCGTCGGGCTGCTCCTGGCGATCTCGCTCAACGACGACCGGCTGAGGTTCCTGCGGTTCTTCCGCTCGGTCATCATCCTTCCGTACGCGATCCCTGGCTTCATCCTCCTCATGGTGTGGGCCTCGTTCTGGAACCGGGACTTCGGTCTCGTCAACAACCTGCTCGGGCTCAACATCGACTGGCTCCAGGGATCGCCGTTCTCGGCGCGGGCCGCCGTCCTGCTCACCCAGCTCTGGATGGGCTTCCCGTACATGTTCCTCATCTGCACGGGCGCCCTCCAGTCGGTCCCCTCCGAGCTCAAGGAGGCGGCATCGATCGACGGCGCCACGGGGGTCTCGCAGTTCTGGCGGATCATCTTCCCGCTCGTCCTGGTCTCGACGGCGCCGCTGCTGGTGGCCTCGTTCGCGTTCAACTTCAACAACTTCAACGCGATCCAGCTCCTCACCCAGGGTGGCCCGTTCACGGCCGACAACCCGACGGCGGGCGGCACGGACATCCTCGTGTCCTACACCTATCGACTGGCCTTCGGCGGGGTCGGGGAACAGATCGGGTTCGCCTCGGCGGTCTCGGTGCTCCTGTTCATCCTGACCGCCGTCATCGCGGCCATCCAGTTCCGCGGCACGCGCAAGCTCGAGGAGATCTACTGAGATGACTACGACAACCACCGATCGTCAGCCCTCGATCGTCCTGGACAAGCCGTCGCGCGACGTCGTCAAGGGCGCGCGCTGGTGGCGCGAGCTCGGCTGGCGCTACGTCGTCGGCATCGGCATCACCGTCATCGTCGTGATCCCGCTGCTCTACATCGTCTCGGCCTCGCTCAACCCGATCGGGTCGGTCTCCTCGACGTCCCTCATCCCGAAGCAGATCTCGTTCACCCACTTCG encodes:
- a CDS encoding sugar ABC transporter substrate-binding protein, which encodes MRKSFISAAAIASAALLLAACGGNSGGGTDASETPTADDTASAEETPAEGGEESSAPAVRDPNADLVIWADAVRSEAVQKVADAYGAANDITVTVQTIVDVRKDFVTANQAGNGPDIIVGAHDWLGQLVANGAVEPLQVAGLDGYNEKAVAAATYNGQLYAVPYGMESLVLYCNNETAPGAPFDTIDAAIAAAQGSGATLDTPLVLQTSDAYHMQPLYSSAGGYIFGYNDGVWDVSDLGFASEAGVAAAEKIATLGEAGSGVLKTSIDGTNAASIFLDGKAGCFVSGPWNYNDISSTFGDDGFTMQPVPGFEGMNPATPFLGVNQFYVASNGKNKAYAQDFVTSTAPGGLNTAEAQQVLFDELAQPPAMNEIADKAGAESPSMAIFIAAAQAAQPMPAVPAMDAVWSPAGQAWNSIIGGADVKETMAAAAKAMEEAIAAS
- a CDS encoding alpha-amylase, with amino-acid sequence MPRRRLVALLTLALTAVGLGACAPSSPSGSTDGAPGADGRDVGVQLFQWTWDSIARECTDVLGPAGFGWVLTSPPQEHVLGEAWWTAYQPVSYLVESRLGTREEFAAMVTACREAGVDVIADAVVNHMTGQDAPGTGWAGSPYEHYSYPGLYTEDDFHHCGLAPNDDIADYSDAAQVQTCELVNLADLDTADPEVQASIRGYLEDLLDLGVAGFRIDAAKHIAAEDVAAILEPLPEGTIVMQEVIGSRGEPIQPADYADIGSVFDFYYAGFLTGAVTGGTLEQVVHPDGANTGLTSEGAVVFVDNHDTERNGTTLSFRDGERYQLAMALLLASPYGTPVILSGYEFGHLDRDLGPNQDAEGAVLGAECASEVGPDVERENGDWICQHRWDAVLGMVEWRRAADGAPVEDATTTDRVLTLHRGDAVLAANGSRDEASVRLATGLPAGDYCDLGAGPVVDGECVGGVVAVDEHGVAELVLPSLAVVALAPDARPTA
- a CDS encoding ABC transporter permease subunit, whose protein sequence is MAVSSTSAPPTRRRQPGEHPLKILAPTPAVLIAKVIGLGLVLSAAIVLTPTLIALENWFFLVAIWAIAISIVAVYLTGRAVPLKYLLPGALLLIVLTIYPILLTIQTSTTNYGDGTRSTKAEAVATILGNAAVPAPDARTFTTAVGTQGSTTTGPFSLLLVDQATDKAYAGDPEGLVELDDAVVENGVITEAPGYTLLTKNEINPLTAGGGPLDGFVVPAGEDTVIKLQGFNAMEMRTPLLYDEDADTITNVDTGVVYTPQRSGTGDRSYFTADDGTRLSNQSWGEDVGMFNYKRLFTDSRITGPFLSIAVWTLVFAVTVVASTYFVGLLLAISLNDDRLRFLRFFRSVIILPYAIPGFILLMVWASFWNRDFGLVNNLLGLNIDWLQGSPFSARAAVLLTQLWMGFPYMFLICTGALQSVPSELKEAASIDGATGVSQFWRIIFPLVLVSTAPLLVASFAFNFNNFNAIQLLTQGGPFTADNPTAGGTDILVSYTYRLAFGGVGEQIGFASAVSVLLFILTAVIAAIQFRGTRKLEEIY
- a CDS encoding LacI family DNA-binding transcriptional regulator, with translation MTSTDEQPRTRLADLAALSGVSTATVSRVLNRRPGVADATRQAVYNAMDMLGYERPRRSPSQSAGLIGLIVPELSNPVFPAFAQAIETALAHHGYTPLLCTQTASGVSEDEYVETLLAANVAGIVFVNGLHADSQAPTARYERLVELGVPFVLVNGYREELQVPTVSVDEVLGMDIAVRHLTALGHTRIALAVGQERLVPSMLKRQGFVTAMKRYLGPTAEHRVMTSLFTVEGGEASAWALMREGVTAIICGSDLMALGAVRAVTAAGRCVPEDVSVVGFDDSVFLGFTDPPLTTLRQPVPGMSQAAVDLLLQSIRGRTQATELRFAPELIVRGSTTTAPAGGTDRS